GAGGGAGGCCCCTTCCCTGGGGCTCTGGGGAGGCACCTGTGAAGACAGACCTGAAGCGAATCCCTGACAGCCCCTGCCCTGCTGTGAGTGGGCCTGACTCCCAAGTCCTGGCCCAGCACCTCCAGCCCCCTCTGGCTTCTCACGTTCCTGCACCATCTGGGCTACACCAGTCATTTCCTTTCCCACACTGGCGCTGCGCAGGCTTTGCTTGGTGACCGGCCCCACCTGACCGGGCAGCTTCTCTGGAGCTGGAGCCTGGGGACCCACACAGGAAATCTCAGCCTCTCCAGCCAACTCTTGCTTCTTCTCCTTTGAGTCCACCCAGAGTCCAGGAGaaggtgtggggagaggggcaaTGGCCACACCCTGAGTCCCATCTAGAAGCTTCTCTGGGCTTGGCACAATGAGGTCCTTGTCCCTCTCACTGCTCCCAGCTCTTGCCTTTTCTCCTGGTGCACCCTGGGGCCCATCGGCAGTCAGGGCTCTGAGCCCAGCCTTCTCAAAGATCTTGGTGATGTGCTCCCTGAAGTCAGGGAAGCCACTGACCGTGCTAGTCTGCTTGGAGCGCGCATGCAGACCACCCGATGTGCCTCTGCTCAGATCCTCGGGGGGTTCTACCATCCTCTCCCCAATGCTCTTTGTCCCCTTTGCTGTCTCACCCGCCATGCCCTCCTCACAGGCAGGGGGTGCTGGAATCTCATAGGGTTTGGCACCTGCTGCTTTCTCCTCCACTAGCATGTGCTCACCCTTGGTCAGAAGTGGCATCCTGTCCAGGTAGGGCATGGAGTCCACAGGTCCCTCAAGAGTGCCAGCTTTGGAGCTTCCACCACTGGCTTGTGCCCCAGTGATTTCCCTACCTGTAGCTGCTGGTTGTGGGAGGGAGGCCGGGAGGCCCAAAGACAGCTTCATGGAGGTGGCATTTTCCAAGGCAAGCAGAGGCGCCTCTGTGGGAGAAGTGCTTTCACCAGGAGCTCTGGGCCCTTGGGAGGAGAGAGCTTTCTCTCCACTGTCTTCTGCCCCTTCCCTGGGAGCAACCTCCACATGCAGGTAAGGAGGGTCAGGAGCAGCGTCTTCTGGTGGCCCAGATAGCAAGAGCCTCTCTGCGCTGGAGACAGCCTGTGCTTCAGGAATCTCTGCCATGCTCCTGTGAATCCCACCCAGCTCTCCGGCTGGTGGCAAGGCATCCTGGCAGCTGGCCGAAGGCTGCTCAGCTTGGCAGGGCTCACCTGGGGCAGAGGTAGAAGTTTCCTCCCCAGGGGAGGGGCATTGCCCAGTATTAAGGAATCCAGCATTCAAAGCAGCTTCTCCTGCGTCCTCTGGAGCTGACTGCATCCCCAGGTCCCCTCTGCCAGCGTTCCCACTGGTCTCAGCAGCTCTGCCTTGCTCCTGGGCTGATGGGAAACTTCCAAGAAGCTCTCGGGCCTCGGCATCCGAGGTGGCGGGCTGCTCCATTTCCTTCCGTGGGGCCAGCACTGGCCGCTGTCTGCCTCCCTGGGTTTCAGCACCTGACTCTCTCTCTGGGGCATCCTGGGTGGTTGTGACGCTGGGGCTGGCGGGTGCTGGAACTGGCGGGCAGTGAGCTGCATCCAGGAGAGCCACGGGCTCAGGCTGCCGAGGCGGAGTCCCCACTGTGTTcgcacttgtcttctctgttttactCAAGCCCTCGAGCAGGCGCCGAGTGTCAGCGGCTTCAGAAGCTCCTCCATCACCGAGACATGCTTCTTCATGCTGGCTGCTGACTTCCAGCGTACCCACCAGCTCTTGTCGGGACTTGCTTGGCCCTTGCCCAGCACAgcaattttcctttctgttcaaGTTACCTGCAAGAGAGGACTCTTCGGAGGTGTCTGCCGCAGGAGGCCCCACCCCGGACGGCCGGCGGTCACTGCGTGCTCCCTCTTGCCCATTCTCCCCTAGGGCAGGCAGCTCTGGGCTTACTGGTGCTGACAACTCCGACTGCTCTGTCGCAGGGCTCTCCAGAACCGAGTCCCTGGCAGCCGATCGTGTAGCATCAGACAGACTGTCTTTGGGGTGCTCCCTCTGTAGCTCCGATCTGGAAGCCTGCTCCTTTTCTCCACAAGTGGGCAAGCACGCATCCTCCTGAGGTGTCACAGGTACGTGGATTTGGGAAGAATCTGTGCCCAGCTTCTTCAAACCTGGATCACCTGGATAAGTCTCTTCCCCATTTTTACACACTCGGGTCTTCTCCCTGAGCATATCAAAGATGGATGCATCTGGGTCTGACTGGGATGGCTGGAGATGATTCTCAGAAGGTACTGAGGGCCTCTCAGGTGCAGCTACTCGTATGCAGCTATCCCCTGGGAAGGACGGGATTCCTTGCTGACTGTGCTCCAGACTGAGCGACGTGAGCCCGCTGTCCATTGCCAAGTCCTCCCCCTCAGGGGGCTGTGGCCCATCAGCCCGGGCTTCCTGTCCAGCTGCATCATGGCCCAGCCCACAAGACCGGTCTGGGGATGCCGGCAAGCCCGCCTCCTCACAGTTGTCAGGTGTCCGCGCAGATGGGTGGCTCATGGCCTTTATTTCAGATCTGCGCTCCACCTCCTGGGCTTTAGGGACAACCTCTGCAGCAGGAGTTGACAGGAAATCTGATTTCTCAGATTCCAAGGCAGGAAGAGAGTCCATTATTCCCAATCCCCCCAGGTCCTGGAGGGTGTGGGGACATTTGGTCTGCAATCTGGGCCCCTCCCAGCCAGCTCCCTCGGGAAGAACATGCTCACCAGctccgtccggccccgggatcAGGATGCGACCGTTCTCATGGAGCTTGGGCAGTGAGTCAGATGCATGGGCCACTGAGCTCCGAGCTGCGCCTTCTGATACAGAGCCcagcctgcctgtgggctgggggccCTCCTCACGGAGTGGCTGTGCTGAGTCTGTGCTGGGAAGGACTTGGCTCTCCACAGTGCCGTTCAGCTTTGAAATCTCATCTTTCTCCACCTCTGGGTCAGGCCTACAGCCAAGGGCCTGGGGTTGCTCTCCCTGTGGGTTTTCAGGATTCGCACTGGGTAGCTCTGGGGCTTCTTCCTGTCCTCTAGGGCTGGCCTCTGGTAGTCCACTTTCCTCATTGACCACAGCTGGGCTTTGGGGGGCCTTGGCTTCACGCTCTGGTCCCAGGGCACTTTCATCTGATGTactggggagaggagggggcaGCACCCCTTGTTGGACTTCGTGGCCTTGCTCCTTAATGGAgagctctcccctctcctcctgggGCAAAGGGGGAGGAACCTCTCTGGGGATCCCTTCTGGATGCACTCCCGCTCTTCCAAGATCTGATGCACACTTCTCCTGTCCCCCCAACTCAGCACCTGCCAGCTCTTCAGCCGGAACTCTAAGAACTGGTATCTCAGCCCCGTGAACCATCTCCCTGGCCAGCCAGCTGGGATTTGCTGCAGCCGCAGAGGCCCAAGTGGCCGGCTGTGGACTGAGGTTTGGAGCTGGACGCACTTCCTCTGCCGGTACATGCGGGGACTGCTCAGCACTCATGAGCAGAACCCCTTCGGGCTGGTCACCTGGTGGTGCGCAGACAGCATTACCGGGCTGGGCTCCCCACCCTCTTGTCTGCGAGGAATGCTGAGCATCACTGGCATCCAGAGTCTCCTTCCTagagcctccagcccctggcgcCAGGGCAGGACGCAGTGACCCCCAGGGCAGCTCTGTGCAGGGTAGATGTGCTCCCATTTGCTGCTGGCAGATTTCCTGGGATGCAGCATTTATGTCCTCTTCTTGGGAAGCCCCTGAATTTTTCCTAGTAGAACCGCAGGGCTTGAGGAAAACCGAGTCATCAGCCAAGTCTTCAGGCATCACCTCCACTTggcatttttctctgtctgaggCTCTTGGGGCTGGATCTTGCAGGATTGGGGTCTCAGTTTTTGTGGGGGACTCCTCCAGGCCAGCTGAGCTCTCCTTGCCTGGGTGGGCTGCAGCAGGGGCCTTGGGGACCACCCCCTGCCCAGACTCTGTGGGGGGAAAGCCACCTGCAGCCTCCTTCCCTGGTGACCCGAAACCACCTGGCTGGCTGACCTCCGCACATGGCTGCTCTTTCAGAGGTGCTGGTGGCCTTCCTGGCTGCTGTTCAAGGTGACTGGAGGAAGCCGCTTTATCAACCTCTTCCTTCATGCCTCCCTCTCTTCCGGCACTAGGCACGATGGTGGCCACACTGCCCCAAGCAGAGCTGTCCTCCTCAGGGACAAAGGCTGCCAGGGCCACCCCTGGGGCTTTGGGGGAAGGTTCCCTCCTGGAATGTTGAACGAGGGGCCAACCTTCAGGTGCTTCTGCCGGGCTTTCCAAGCACCCTTCTGGGGAGCCCTCAGCAAAGGGCATGGTGGCTGAGTGGCACTCCTGCtcccagggggagggagggctgggcagtGGAGAGCTTTCTGGACCCCTGGCTTCCTGGGGGCACTTCCTTGGCTCAGTCACCTCTGGGCACACGGTGCACGGATCCTGGCTGGCAGCCCTCTCAGAAGCGGAGCAGGAGCCTCCACGCCCACACCTGcgaataatgaaaacattttgtttcaTCAGGTCTCAGGGATGTTGAGGACGAGGCCGCATGACAGGCCAGTTCTCTCCAACCCTCTCGCCTTTAACAGCCACAAGACACACCTGCCCATGCACCTCAGTCCTCTCCATGAAGGCTGCCCCTAAGGCCACTCCTCCTATAACCACTACACATGCTCTCGTTATCCCCAAAATCGAAGCAGGGAGCCCCAAATATTCAGTTTGGGGCTTTTCATGTTGGTCAGTACTGAATAGGGAAGTATGGAAACTAATTCATAATCGTCTAAACTGCAGGAACTCCAAAAGTTTTTAGTAAGTAGAGAGTTTGAATTAGTTTAATGTGGGTTACAAAGAGATCTCAAACACTTCTGAGGATGCTTAGATGTTCAGGAAAAAAGCACAAGTGGGTAAAGTCatgcttcaaaataaaaagctattcTTGGTAACTGTTTACTTGACTCCTCACATTCAAAGGTGGTACTGTGAGGGGCATAGCCCCCAAATCAATCTATTTAGCTGTGGAATTTCTGCAAATGACTGATATGTAAAATTCTTGGGAGCTGAATTACCTTTATACCCATATTTGTCTTAACTTGAACATATTTTGCTGGACAATGTGTGAAGAAAAACTATGGCTCAAATTATGGACTTGCTATAGATAACTAACTACCTAGTTATTGTAAACTAGCCTATTACCTGGCATATTTTGACTGTATTTCTAATTccgtaatattttattaaatgcatttctaaactttaaaagtaatacatggcagatacaaaatttagaaaatgtagaaaaaatatcTCCCACATGCTTGCCACTTGAAGCGTTCTGGCGAATAACATTTTTCTCCATGTGATTTTCTATGGgatgtaatttttgttatttttacataGCTGTGATTCTGTATACTTGCTATGATCAAATATCTTTTGCTATCAAGAGAAATTGCTAAAGGCAAAATTAATAGGAGTATGTCTTTCCTAAGGCTTTTACCATGATGTTTAAAAGAAGATTTGTGGAATCTTCTTGTAActgttacatacacacacattcacatgttCATAGACCCACAGTGTCTTGGATATGACCAGAGGAAAGATCCTACCTGTTTCACTACCAAAACTCTAGCTTCCCATGCAAGGTGAcgcatatatatttttagtgaGAGATGCATACAATGGGAAGGTGAAGtacattccttttaaaaatttagaaatccaTGTCATGGAgtgaattgtgtccccctaaaatCCATGTGTTGAAACGCTAGCCCCCAACATGACTGTACGTGGAGAAGGGGCCTTCATGGAGTTAAAGTTTAAAAAGGTCTTAAGAGCGGAGCCCTGATGCAGTAGGACTGGGGTCCTTCCGAGAAGAGGGAGACAGCAGGAGCGGGCTCGCGCGGggaagacacagcaggaaggACCACCTGCAGCCAAGAGGGGCCTCACCAGAAGCCACCTCTTCTGGCTCCGTAACTCGGaattccagcctctagaactattAGGAAATTAATTCTGCTGCTGAAGCCACCCTGTCTGTGGTGCTCGGTCATGGCAGTATGAGCGGACTAATGCAATGGGTATATGCACTTTACATTGAACTTTGCAATATTTTTGAGGTTCCAAATTTTCCAAAGTGAAACGTTGGGACAATGATAATGGATGAATCCACTGGAAGTAATGCTTTTGCACGGATGATCTCCATTAACCCTGAGGAGAGCCAGCCGAGGTGCTATCACGCCATTTCGTAGATGAGAATTCTGAGAACAGGTTAGGCTTGGATTCGGCGGGCGTCTCACTCCATGGGCCATGATCTTCTCACTCACTCTCTGCTGCCTCGGAGAATAAAAGCTTCCAAGGAGGGAGTCCCAAATTCATCTGTTGAAACCTGTTCCCCAGGGTGATGGTATGAGGACGTAGGGgctctgggaggtgattaggtaaTGAGAGTGGAGCCCACATGAATGGAAGTAGTGTCCTTCTAGAAGAGACCCCAGAGGGCTCCCTCACCCCTCTGCCtttgaggacacagtgagaagacggCTGTCTGAAACAGGAAggaggctctcaccagacacggAGTCTGCTGGCCCCTTGATGCTGAGCTTCCCGGCCTCCAAAACTATGAGCAACTGACATCTGTTGCAATAGCCACTCACCCTCTCCTCTTTACCTgaccccactccagcctcttGCCAAGCCCCTCACCTACGAAATGTTCGTGACATCACACAACATCCTGGAAGGAGGTGTGTACGCATCATCACTACACCAGTCATCCGCATTCAAAAAGGAGATTCAATCACAGGAATAACTAGATACCTATTGCAGCTGATTTCTATTGCTGTTATAATAAATTGCCACAGAATTAGTGGCTTTAGACAgtacaaattaattttcttacagttctataGGAAAATGTCTGACACGGCTCTCACTGGGCTGATATCATGGTGTCAGGGGGCTGTGTTCCCTTCTGGAAGCCCTAGGGACCAAGGCGCTTCCTTGCTTTTCCAGAGGCTGCCCACGTCTGTGACTCACAggctcttcctccatcttcaaagccagcagcgcAGAATCTTCCTCCGGTCCATCTTAGATATTTACATCAATTTCAGGGATTAAGAAGAGGACATccttgctgggggctgggggcatcTAAGATGGACCGGAGAGTGAGGCAGCTACTGTCTCAACCAGATTAGCATTTTCAGACCTAAAAGCCGAGCTAATGAGGGCAAAGAAGAGAAACATCAGAGGGTAAGTTAGGTGAATCCCTCCAATCCTCAGATGGTCACGAGGGCAGCCGCACCCACGCAGAGCCCTGGCCCAGCGCTGCTGACCTGGGTGAAAACACCCGGGTGTGGGTAACGCCCTCAGCCTGGCTTCACTAAAGTACGAGGCTCAGAGGGCTCACCAACCACAGGGCTGTTGTCTCCATGGATTGTTCTGGAACTGCACCTCAGCACTCTGCATGTGGCCATTTTCCTTGTAACAAGCACTTTACATTGAACTGTGTCCCACCCATTCACTAGGGGTCACATTGTTTAGTAGTAATGAGATTGATGGTGTGCAGTTCAGAAATGAAGCGCTCCTATTGATGTCTGCTTGCTCAGGAAGCCCAGATCACAGCCTCCTCCAAACCAAGCTGCTTCTAGTCCCCGCCTCTGACTGGGGAGTGTGTGGGTTACCTTCAGGCTGGCTGAAATCACTGTTATATGGGGACAAGATGGCAAATTCACTTGATTTGGGCACCTTGAAAACTTACGGATCTTACCAGGATCAAATTCCCATTGAGTGTGAGGCACACACTCCCCCAAAGTAAGGATCTAGCTTGGTTTATTTAGCACAAGCTGATCACCAGCAATCCTTTTGACTGCCCATCAGAAGCAATTTTTAAAACCAGATTAAAGACACTCACGAGGAGCAGATTTGCCTTAGGGCAGGAAAAATTCTAAGAACTCATCTGTGAGGGCCCTGCCTTAATTGAAACTTACATAATGCCCTTTATACTTTAAGTCTGAGTCAGAATGTGTGGAGGGGGTTCTGCTCAGAATCCGAAGGCTAGCTCTTGTGGGCTGGGCAGTGTGGCCCTCTCACAGGAGGCTTGCAGTTCAAAGGTGGTTGCTGCCTTTAGGTTGAGGTCAGGAGGGCACACAGATTGCAGACCACGGCCCCCAGCATGACAGTGGGAGAAGCACAGTAGGGGGGTTACTGGGGAGCCCAGGTGATTTGCTGCCCCAAAGGTCTGAGCAGACTATGGAGAGGTAGAAAAGGTCCTCCCTACTACCTTAGCTGGACGATCGCATCCACATGGGTTTCTAAGTGCATAGTTTTGAAGACATACCCATGAACAGACTGGGGATGCTTAAAgggagtgagacagggaccatggatgtagtcagagtagggtgagggcctccggagggggcagggcaggatatttgcagtcagagcaatgtaactacatgcaaagaaacccccctactaaaactctgttaaacattgagctctagaatcattcttcagtgagatcagttgatgttccccagataaagaagagtagcacatgttttattatgctaatcatttgtagccatgtgtaagattcactttagcctAGGCCGATGTGCTGTCTTTcgtccttcagatctgatgaagtgattttgcaaactgagcaactaatttagcaagtaagcccaggcataaacaacacagtaaaaggcaagaaggattccaccttaaagataagattgcattttaatacccaagaagttaagatgttagaaattcttaccttactctttagcaaacaattcctcagcccaccttgggggctgggcaggtggccttgtttcatatgctcccagaccaagatgctggtatctcagagagaaatcatcagaggaagttgcttgtgttaattctaaatattcagggaccacttaacaagtccacgcccctaagtttttttcatgttctcaaaaaatcctcaactgcctataaaactcctagacaaagcaccaccacgggctctcttgtcccctcttggcatgagccaggagctctattctctcactttatctctaaataaaagcctgtaccttgctctcttaCCCTGAGTGTTTGTGAAACTCactcttcggcttcgtgaacaagaaccccggcaccaGGAGGAAGGAGGCCGGTTGAGGAGACACCAAGCCTGGACCCCACACTAGCAGGCATTAAGGGGCCCAACACAGCCATAAAGACAGACTGTCAAGATGGGGAGTTGACAgtactgagcatttactaagGGCAGGTGGTGCTAAGTACTTTCCAGTTACGATTGCATGTAATCCACATGGTAGCCTGGCAGAGTGAATGGCCCCCCCATGCACACATCGAGAAATATTTCAGAGAGGTTCAAGCCTGGACCTGGGGTTGCAGAGCTCCAGTTGCAGGGCAAGATCAAGCCCTGTACTGTCCAGCTCcagggccctgcctcctcccttttCCCTGTACTCGCTGCATCAAGGATGGTGCCACAGTCTCTCTTCCCATCCTGTTGGGTCCTTATCATTCTACTCCCAGGATGCAGCCAGAGCAATGAAGGCTTGATCCTGTCACTCTGCGGGCAGACTCTCCAGTGGTTTCGACCAGCTGTGGCCCCAGCTTACATTCCCTGCTCTGTTCCACCCAGAGCTCCCCACCCCTGCAGCTGCCTGGGGGCTGGAGGCCTCCTGCTCCTCCCAGCACATGTCAGACCCAATCATCACTCCTCACAAAGGCTCCCTAGCCTGGCCTTTGGGATCAAATCTCCTTTCCTAGGCCCACCCAGTGATGGCACTGGTCACCGTTGCCATCATGATCAAGGACTGACGACGATTTCCCCCACTGGAATATAATGGAAACTGGGTCTTCGATTTCCCCCACTGGAGTATAATGGAAACTGGGTCTTGTCTATTTTCAATACTGCATCCCCAGTTTTtttacctggcatatagtaaacatTGAACATATGGATGTATGAgtagatggaaggatggatggatggatggccagtgggagggtggatgggtagatggatggatagttggatggatggatggatggatggatggatgcatgcatggatggatggatggatggatggatggatgcatagaTGGATGCATAGATGGCGAAAtgtttgggtgggtgggtggatgtaTGGTTGGTTGGGTGGGTGGATGCACAGATACAACTGAAACCAAATCAAGGATTCTAAATATGTGGGAATGCTCCCAAATCATGGTGGTCTGATTTGAAGATTAGGAAAGTTCTTTTCTTCCATACCATCATAGCATTCTAGTAATTTGTTAGTCAAAACCTcttaatttacagatgaggaaactgaggctcagaaaagacaaAGTATTTTTGCTGAAATGCTTCTGCAAAAGACAGGAGGTTTTGGCAGCATTTCTCAACAACAAGTCCCTGTGTGCACTGGTGGGTCTGATGCGTTAGAGGGTGCACAGCAAGTCtgcaaatgatttattttaataaattagtcTAATTCAAACGACTAGATTTCCACATATAACCTTATCACTGTTACTCATTGCATTCTAATGTGCTTTCTGGAGAAGGAACAGGAAAGCAAGAGGTACAGGGAGATCTGGTGAGAGAACTGCAGCCCCCGGGATGCAACAATCCTAGTACACCAGACACCTGTGGCAGCTGGGGTGCAGGTGAGGGGCCCAGGGGCTGGAGCTGCTCCTCAGCTCCTTGCATTCATGTCATGGCCCACATATTAGGGGGTTTTCTGACACTTCTAAGCCCTTAGAGAAGTAAGATGCTTCTGCACTGTTCTCTACACCCTTGGGGTTGTCTCCCCAGGAGGAAGTGAGACTTCCCTGACTGGTGAGATAGGGAAGGCTGTCCTCTGGGTACAGTTTCCCCATGGTGTGGTTAGATCATGCCAGGTCACTGAGATGAGCTTGCCCACTggggctgccctccccacccttcaTGACATCCTGAGCTGACAGGCAACCTGGCGTGGTGGGGAGGGTTTGGTCAGGCGGCAGTGTGAGGAGTCCCACTTTGACTTCCCCTCCAGTCCAGCCTTGCCATTGATAAAGctgcctttcttctcctttcctgacTTTGGCGACTAGCTGACCATTGATTCAGAATCTGGATGTGATTAATTAGCTCCCTAAACCCTGACAGGATTAGTGTGGTGTTTACCCCACACGTACATTATTTGGTTATTTCCCCCGCACATTACGAAGCTTGTCAAATATTTGAACTGGCCTCTAGGTCAGGCTGTGCAGGTGACCTTTCTTCAGTAGAAGGGAGGCTGAAACCCTGACCAAGAAAAGTAAACTAAATTCCAGGATGTTTTCAGTTCTTCCCCGCATGAAATCAGAATAAATCTAGTTAATTTGAGGACCATGTAGATCTTCACAGTGACATAGCTAAACTGCCAATCACCTGATCAATTCGCTGTCTTTATTCTTGTcgtttgctttgtatttttttctctgtgaatcATAAGTCTGGTAACCAAGGGGCTCTGGGATTATAAATAATCATGATTCAGAGGTTCTCTACTCTCTATGATATACcacttccttgctttctttttcctttttctatgccAGGCTAGGAAGACTGCCTAAGAAGACACTTTTCTCAAGAACTTCATAAATGATCGAGCCAACTATGATAGATCATTCTGGATCAATTATTAACAGCTGAAAAGAATTGCATAGGATATGCACTCCATGTTTATGTTTCTATCAGGAGCTCTTAAATACCGAATTCTATGTTTCTCATAATATGATTGCTACACGTGCAAGAAAGAAGCTTGCCTGGTCTCTATGTAACGTGGGAAGTACGAGATGAAGCCTGGTTAAACAAGCTTCTTCACTGCAGAACTTCTCAGTGCCTTTGAGACACCGTCATGCAATGTGAGTCAACCAGAAGACATGTCATGGTATTGCCCACACTTGCCATTCCCCAGAAACCTTCCTCCGCCCCTTTACTTGGTAGAGCATTTAATGGGGCTAATGTCCCCCAGAACACAGAGTGGAAAGCACAGCCCCAGTGAAAGAGAGATTTGGTAAGGACATCTCAGGTGCCCTTTAGAGGACAGTTCTCAAAACA
The genomic region above belongs to Manis javanica isolate MJ-LG chromosome 7, MJ_LKY, whole genome shotgun sequence and contains:
- the TACC2 gene encoding transforming acidic coiled-coil-containing protein 2 isoform X1: MGNENSTSDNQQQDSGLHNVILWPPHAGPPQRTSSAQSPESVQPPGNSQNIRRKPEEKSGSSGHGDVPRCGRGGSCSASERAASQDPCTVCPEVTEPRKCPQEARGPESSPLPSPPSPWEQECHSATMPFAEGSPEGCLESPAEAPEGWPLVQHSRREPSPKAPGVALAAFVPEEDSSAWGSVATIVPSAGREGGMKEEVDKAASSSHLEQQPGRPPAPLKEQPCAEVSQPGGFGSPGKEAAGGFPPTESGQGVVPKAPAAAHPGKESSAGLEESPTKTETPILQDPAPRASDREKCQVEVMPEDLADDSVFLKPCGSTRKNSGASQEEDINAASQEICQQQMGAHLPCTELPWGSLRPALAPGAGGSRKETLDASDAQHSSQTRGWGAQPGNAVCAPPGDQPEGVLLMSAEQSPHVPAEEVRPAPNLSPQPATWASAAAANPSWLAREMVHGAEIPVLRVPAEELAGAELGGQEKCASDLGRAGVHPEGIPREVPPPLPQEERGELSIKEQGHEVQQGVLPPPLPSTSDESALGPEREAKAPQSPAVVNEESGLPEASPRGQEEAPELPSANPENPQGEQPQALGCRPDPEVEKDEISKLNGTVESQVLPSTDSAQPLREEGPQPTGRLGSVSEGAARSSVAHASDSLPKLHENGRILIPGPDGAGEHVLPEGAGWEGPRLQTKCPHTLQDLGGLGIMDSLPALESEKSDFLSTPAAEVVPKAQEVERRSEIKAMSHPSARTPDNCEEAGLPASPDRSCGLGHDAAGQEARADGPQPPEGEDLAMDSGLTSLSLEHSQQGIPSFPGDSCIRVAAPERPSVPSENHLQPSQSDPDASIFDMLREKTRVCKNGEETYPGDPGLKKLGTDSSQIHVPVTPQEDACLPTCGEKEQASRSELQREHPKDSLSDATRSAARDSVLESPATEQSELSAPVSPELPALGENGQEGARSDRRPSGVGPPAADTSEESSLAGNLNRKENCCAGQGPSKSRQELVGTLEVSSQHEEACLGDGGASEAADTRRLLEGLSKTEKTSANTVGTPPRQPEPVALLDAAHCPPVPAPASPSVTTTQDAPERESGAETQGGRQRPVLAPRKEMEQPATSDAEARELLGSFPSAQEQGRAAETSGNAGRGDLGMQSAPEDAGEAALNAGFLNTGQCPSPGEETSTSAPGEPCQAEQPSASCQDALPPAGELGGIHRSMAEIPEAQAVSSAERLLLSGPPEDAAPDPPYLHVEVAPREGAEDSGEKALSSQGPRAPGESTSPTEAPLLALENATSMKLSLGLPASLPQPAATGREITGAQASGGSSKAGTLEGPVDSMPYLDRMPLLTKGEHMLVEEKAAGAKPYEIPAPPACEEGMAGETAKGTKSIGERMVEPPEDLSRGTSGGLHARSKQTSTVSGFPDFREHITKIFEKAGLRALTADGPQGAPGEKARAGSSERDKDLIVPSPEKLLDGTQGVAIAPLPTPSPGLWVDSKEKKQELAGEAEISCVGPQAPAPEKLPGQVGPVTKQSLRSASVGKEMTGVAQMVQEREKPEGAGGAGPGLGSQAHSQQGRGCQGFASGLSSQVPPQSPREGASLQGDRVPPGKQQQETSTLSCQPGEDGAWGFAQAEALGGVSVCTSALGTSSPLGDVPIVAEAFSEPWTPDTLGGEKRHGGAARISDTPDARGGQSAPEPQAGAVAGAPLQPSPAAGAAGEAEGDVTLSTAETRAHVSGDLPETGTTRMLSGMAWPSVLPGSSGVPGCSEGAPRMEDEAARHGDSSAGLQQAEEQREPELPGPAGNRKVAVSSPPEPDESRDLELHSLAPEAPHGERYFQGKSPGPGPCTLPSVPEKDAPNVTGDVISDEARAVGDAERSVKSSSIADGVIQPAVLGDLENPPLAASSHHGDVISQVSTDLTARSISPAAAHVDLVLPASEHASLPFAPDGDGVEASAPSFQSLTEDVSRSSDSEEAFETPESTTPVKAPPAPPPPPPEVIPEPEISTQPPLEEPGCASESVCVPDGPRSSSVEGSPFHPPPHSSSAVFDEDKPIASSGTYNLDFDNIELVDDFQASEPRSSDSKSQDCKVNARRKSTDSVPTSKSTLSRSLSLQAGDFDGASCTGGTEAGVPAPDAYSSGSGSAASTLKRTKKPRPPSLKKKQTTKKPSETPPVKETQPEPAGESPVPSEENQVAETKTESTKTEGSGPALSEEAPLEPTAVPKAACAPDSESAEAAVPPASGGGRVQNSPPSGRKALPLATAPEAVEVTPLESGGQEDSPAKGLSVRLEFDYSEDKGSWDTQQENPPPTKKIGKKPVAKMPLRRPKMKKTPEKLDNSPASPTRSPAEPNDIPIAKGTYTFDIDKWDDPNFNPFSSTSKMQESPKLPQQSYTFGPDTCDESIDPFKTSSKTPSSPSKSPASFEIPASAIEANGVDGDGLNKPAKKKKTPLKTMVEDVMSVCSLFDTFRVKKSPKRSPLSDPPSQDPTPAVTPETPPVISTVVHATDEEKLAVTSQKWTCMTVDLEADKQDYPQPSDLSTFVNETKFNSPTEGKQLSQPDPHPASETTAPREQKARKETSKPDLGYRNSYEIEYMEKIGSSLPQDDDTPKKQALYLMFDTSQESPGQSPPVRMSESPTPCSGSSFEETEALVNTGAKIQHPVSRGLAPNQEPHLQVPEKSSQKELEAMALGTASDAIEITAPEGSFASADTLLSRLAHPASLCGALDYLEPDLAEKNPPVFAQKLQEELEFAIMRIEALKLARQIALASRIRQDTKREAAHPTDVSISKTALYSRIGTAEVETPTGLLFQQPNLDATLQMARAEIITKEREVSEWKDKYEESRREVMEMRKIVAEYEKTIAQMIEDEQREKSVSHQTVQQLVLEKEQALADLNSVEKSLADLFRRYEKMKEVLEGFRKNEEVLKKCAQEYLSRVKKEEQRYQALKVHAEEKLDRANAEIAQVRGKAQQEQAAYQASLRKEQLRVDALERTLEQKNKEIEELTKICDELIAKMGKS